Below is a genomic region from Stutzerimonas stutzeri.
CGACCGACTACACCAATAGTCATGTTGTAACCTCTTGAGTGTACGGGGCTTTCACCCGCTATGGCCGCCCATTTCAGAGCGTTACACGACTAAAACTCGAAGTTTTAGCCGAGGCTGATCTGCACTTCCACGCCAGCCGCAAGATCAAGCTTCATCAGCGCATCGACAGTCTTGTCGGTCGGCTGGACGATATCCAGCACACGCTTATGAGTGCGGATCTCGTACTGGTCGCGCGCATCCTTGTTGACATGCGGAGAAACCAGAACAGTGAACCGCTCTTTGCGGGTCGGCAGTGGAATCGGACCACGCACCTGAGCACCAGTACGTTTCGCGGTTTCCACGATTTCCTGGGTTGATTGATCGATCAGGCGATGGTCAAAAGCCTTCAACCGAATACGGATTTGTTGGTTTTGCATTTTGACCTCAGACTCCAATTAGCCATCCCTACCAAACGCAATACGCCCGGTAAAAGGAGGCGCAATTGTACGGATGCGTCCAGGGGGTGTCAATAAATGATCAACAATAGAAAAAGGGCCCCAAGGGGCCCTTTCCGACATCGAATAATTTATTCGACGATCTTGGCAACCACGCCGGCACCAACGGTACGACCGCCTTCGCGAATCGCGAAGCGCAGACCGTCTTCCATGGCGATCGGCTTGATCAGGGTGACAACCATTTTCACGTTGTCGCCCGGCATGACCATCTCAACGCCTTCCGGCAGTTCGCACGAGCCGGTCACGTCAGTGGTACGGAAGTAGAACTGCGGACGGTAGCCCTTGAAGAACGGGGTGTGACGACCGCCTTCTTCCTTGGACAGAACGTACACTTCAGCTTCGAACTTGGTGTGCGGCTTGATGGTGCCCGGCTTGGCCAGAACCTGACCACGCTCGACGTCATCACGCTTGGTGCCACGCAACAGCACGCCACAGTTCTCACCTGCACGACCTTCGTCCAGCAGCTTGCGGAACATCTCGACACCGGTGCAGGTGGTCTTGGTGGTAGCACGCAGACCAACGATCTCGATTTCTTCCTGGACCTTGACGATGCCGCGCTCGACACGACCGGTCACAACGGTACCGCGACCGGAGATCGAGAACACGTCTTCGATCGGCATCAGGAACGGCTTGTCGATGGCACGAACCGGCTCAGGGATATAGGTATCCAGAGTCTCGACCAGCTTCTTGACCGCAGTGGTGCCCAGCTCGTTGTCGTCTTCGCCATTCAGCGCCATCAGCGCGGAGCCGATGATGATCGGCGTGTCGTCACCCGGGAAGTCATAGGTGGACAGCAGATCGCGAACTTCCATTTCGACCAGCTCGAGCAGCTCGGCGTCGTCGACCATGTCAGCCTTGTTCAGGAACACGACGATGTACGGAACACCTACCTGACGGGACAGCAGGATGTGCTCACGAGTCTGCGGCATGGGGCCGTCAGCAGCCGAGCAAACCAGGATCGCGCCGTCCATCTGGGCAGCACCGGTGATCATGTTCTTGACGTAGTCGGCGTGACCGGGGCAGTCAACGTGCGCGTAGTGACGGACGTTCGAGTCGTACTCTACGTGGGCAGTGTTGATGGTGATACCACGAGCCTTCTCTTCCGGCGCGCTGTCGATCTTGTCGAAATCGACACGAGCGGAGCCGAAAACTTCGGAGCACACACGGGTCAGAGCAGCAGTCAGAGTAGTCTTGCCATGGTCAACGTGACCAATGGTGCCAACGTTGACGTGCGGTTTGTTACGTTCGAATTTTTCTTTAGCCACGACAGTAAACCTCTTACTTAAAGGGCTGAATCAACCTTGTTTTTTAACGATGGCTTCGACGATGTTCGCCGGAGCCTCGGCGTATTTCGAGAATTCCATGGAGTAGCTGGCACGACCCTGGGACATGGAACGAACGTCGGTCGCATAACCGAACATTTCACCCAGCGGCACTTCAGCGCGGATAACCTTACCCGACACCGAATCTTCCATTCCCTGAATCAGGCCACGACGACGATTCAGGTCGCCCATCACGTCACCCATGTAGTCCTCAGGCGTTACAACTTCGACCTTCATGATCGGCTCAAGCACTACAGCACCGCCCTTCTGGGACAGCTGCTTGGTCGCCATGGAGGCAGCCACCTTGAACGCCATCTCGTTGGAGTCGACGTCGTGGTAAGAGCCATCGAAAACCGTGGCCTTCAGACCGATGAGCGGATAACCGGCAACGACGCCGTTCTTCATCTGCTCTTCGATGCCCTTTTGAATTGCCGGAATGTATTCCTTCGGAATGACACCACCGACGACTTCGTTAACGAACTGCAGCCCTTCCTGACCCTCGTCTGCAGGCGCAAAACGCACCCAGCAATGCCCGAACTGGCCACGACCGCCGGACTGGCGAACAAACTTGCCTTCGATTTCGCAAGACTTGGTGATCTTCTCGCGATAGGAGACCTGCGGCTTGCCGATGTTAGCGTCTACGTTGAACTCACGACGCATACGATCGACGAGAATATCCAGGTGCAACTCGCCCATACCGGAGATGATCGTCTGACCAGTCTCTTCGTCGGTCTTGACACGGAACGACGGGTCTTCCTGAGCCAGCTTGCCCAGTGCGATACCCATCTTTTCCTGGTCAGCCTTGGTTTTCGGCTCTACCGCTACCGAAATAACCGGCTCCGGGAAGTCCATGCGCTCAAGAATGATCGGCTTTTCGATCGAGCAGAGCGTGTCGCCCGTGGTGACATCCTTCATACCGATCAGCGCGGCGATGTCGCCCGCCCGGCACTCTTTGATCTCCTCACGCTGGTTGGCGTGCATCTGCACCATCCGCCCAACACGCTCTTTCTTGCCCTTGACCGAGTTCATCACCGAGTCACCGGAAGCAAGCACACCCGAGTAGACACGGGCGAACGTGAGCGTACCAACGAACGGATCGGTCGCGATCTTGAACGCCAGCGCCGAGAACGGCTCGGCGTCATCTGCATGACGCTCGTCGGTCTCTTCCTCGTTATCTGGATTGACACCCTGAATAGCCGGGATCTCAGTCGGAGCAGGCAGGAAATCGATAACCGCATCAAGAACCAGCGGCACGCCTTTGTTCTTGAACGACGAGCCACAGACGGCCGGAACGATTTCACAAGCAATGGTGCGCTGACGCAGACCTTCCTTGATCTCTTCGTTCGACAGCTCGCCGCCCTCGAGGTACTTGTTCATCAGCTCTTCGTTAGCCTCGGCAGCCGCCTCGACCATGTTGGAGCGATACTCTTCCGCCATGCTGAGCAGTTCGGCAGGGATCTCTTCCTCACGATAGGACGTACCCTTGTCCTCTTCGTTCCAGTAGATCGCCTTCATCTTGATCAGGTCGATCTGGCCTTGGAAGTTATCCTCGGCACCGATCGCCAACTGCACCGGCACCGGCGTATGACCGAGACGCTGCTTGATCTGCCCCACCACGCGCAGGAAGTTAGCGCCAGCGCGGTCCATCTTGTTGACGTACACGATGCGCGGAACGCCATACTTGTTGGCTTGGCGCCAGACGGTCTCGGACTGCGGTTCAACGCCGGAAGTACCACAGAACACCACGACCGCACCGTCAAGCACGCGCAGCGAGCGCTCAACCTCGATGGTGAAGTCAACGTGACCGGGGGTATCGATGACGTTTACGCGGTACTTGTCGTACTGACCACGCGAACCCTGCCAGAAGGTAGTCACAGCAGCGGAGGTAATGGTGATACCGCGCTCTTGCTCCTGCACCATCCAGTCAGTGGTCGCTGCACCGTCGTGCACTTCGCCCATCTTGTGGCTGAGGCCTGTGTAGAACAGAATCCGCTCCGTAGTGGTGGTCTTACCTGCGTCCACGTGGGCGCAGATACCAATATTACGGTAGCGGTTAATCGGAGTATTACGAGCCATAAAGCCCTCGCGAGTTGTTGACGCTGAATTTAGAAGCGGTAGTGCGAGAAGGCCTTGTTGGCTTCAGCCATGCGATGCACATCTTCACGCTTCTTGACAGCAGCGCCTTTACCTTCAAATGCATCCACCAGCTCACCAGCAAGACGCAGAGCCATGGACTTCTCGCCACGCTTGCGCGCGGCATCCACCAGCCAGCGCATAGCCAGGGCGTTACGACGGGACGGACGAACTTCGACCGGAACCTGGTAAGTCGCACCACCTACGCGGCGGGACTTCACTTCGACCAGCGGAGCGATGGCGTCGAGTGCTTTTTCGAAGATTTCCAGGGGATCGCTGTTCTTGCGCTCTTTGACCTTGTCCAGAGCCCCATAAACGATGCGCTCGGCAACGGCTTTCTTGCCGCTTTCCATCACGTGGTTCATGAACTTGGCAAGGATCAGACTTCCGTACTTCGGATCGTCAAGGATCTCGCGCTTGGCTGCTACACGACGTCTTGGCATTGATAAGCCCTCAAACGGTCTTCAGGTTAGCTCGGGACTATAACGACGAGGTTACGCCCGACCTTACTCTTATCGACTCAGATAAATAAAAATACGATTACTTCGGACGCTTGGCGCCGTACTTGGAACGGCCCTGCTTACGATCCTTGACACCGGAAGTATCCAGAGAACCGCGCACGGTGTGGTAGCGAACACCCGGAAGGTCTTTTACACGACCGCCGCGGATCAGCACGACACTGTGCTCTTGCAGGTTGTGACCTTCACCACCGATATAGGAGGCGACTTCAAAACCGTTGGTCAGGCGAACACGACATACTTTACGCAGTGCAGAGTTCGGTTTCTTTGGCGTGGTGGTGTACACACGAGTGCACACGCCACGGCGTTGCGGGCAGTTCTGCAGCGCAGGGACGTCGCTCTTCTCGACGACGCGCTTGCGCGGCTGGCGTACCAGCTGGTTAATCGTTGCCATCTACTAGCTCCACTGTTGTCTTTCGACACAAACGAAAAATGGCAGGGCGCAAAGCCCCGCCAAATTAGGGGTACAAGAGTCTAAAGAGCTTCTTGTACGCCGTCAAGGCGCGCCCCGACCCAAGCCGAGGCGACCTTAATCAGTTGCCGCTGGAATTGAGCGCCTCGGTCAGCGCTGCTTCCACTTCGTCCGCACTCACACGCACCGGCTTTTCAGCATCACGCTTGCGCTTGCGCTCGCTGTGATATTGCAGGCCGGTACCGGCCGGAATCAGGCGACCCACCACGACGTTCTCTTTCAGGCCACGCAGGTAGTCGCGCTTGCCGGTAACGGCGGCCTCGGTCAGCACGCGAGTAGTCTCCTGGAACGATGCCGCCGAAATGAACGACTCGGTCGACAGCGAGGCCTTGGTGATACCCAGCAGTACCCGCACGTACTTGGAACTGAACTTGTCGTCCCCGGAGAGGCGCTCGTTCTCTTCCAGCACCTGGGTGAGCTCCATCTGGTCGCCCTTGATGAAGCTGGAGTCACCGGACTCAGCCACCTCAACCTTGCGCAGCATCTGCCGCAGGATGGTCTCGATGTGCTTGTCGTTGATCTTCACACCCTGCAGGCGGTACACGTCCTGGATCTCGTTGACGATGTACTTGGCCAGCGCGCTGACACCCAGCAGACGCAGGATATCGTGCGGGTTGCTTGGACCGTCGGAGATGACCTCGCCCTTGTTCACCTGTTCGCCTTCGAAGACGTTCAGATGACGCCACTTCGGAATCAGCTCCTCGTACGGATCGGTTCCGTCCGTCGGTGTGATGACCAAGCGACGCTTGCCCTTGGTTTCCTTGCCGAAGGAAATCGTACCGCTGATTTCGGCCAGAATGGACGGCTCCTTCGGACGACGCGCTTCGAACAGATCCGCCACGCGCGGCAGACCACCGGTGATGTCGCGGGTCTTGGAGGTTTCCTGGGGGATACGTGCAATGACGTCACCCACGTTGATCTCCGCGCCATCCGCAACACCGACCAATGCGTTAGCCGGCAGGAAGTACTGGGCCGGAACGTCGGTACCCGGCAGCAACAGCTCCTTGCCATTGGCATCGACCATCTTGATCGCCGGACGAATATCCTTGCCGGAAGCAGGACGATCCTTCGGATCCATCACCTCGATGTTGGTCAGACCGGTGAGTTCGTCGGTCTGACGCTTGATGGTGATGTTCTCCTCCATGCCGGCGAAGGTCACGATACCCTTCATCTCGGTCACGATCGGGTGGGTGTGCGGATCCCACTTGGCCACCACGCTACCAGCATCGACCTTGTCACCTTCCTTGATGGAAATGACCGCACCGTACGGCAGCTTGTAGCGCTCGCGCTCACGACCGTAATCGTCCGCTACCGCCAGCTCGCCGGAACGCGATACCGCGATCAGCGCACCGTCGGCTCGCTCGACGTACTTGAGGTTATGCAGACGGATGGTACCGCCGTTCTTGACCATCACGTTGTCGACCGCGGAGGTCCGGCTCGCCGCACCACCGATGTGGAAGGTACGCATGGTCAGCTGGGTACCCGGCTCACCGATCGACTGGGCAGCGATGACACCGACCGCCTCGCCGATGTTGACCAGATGGCCACGCGCCAGGTCACGACCATAGCACTTGGCGCAGATGCCGTAGCGCGTCTCACAGCTGATCGGCGAGCGTACGATCACTTCGTCGATACTGTTCAGCTCGATGAAGTCGACCCACTGCTCGTCGATCAGGGTACCAGCCGGGACCAGTACATCGTCGCTGCCGGGCTTGAGTACGTCACGCGCGATGACACGACCCAGTACACGCTCGCCCAACGGCTCGACGACGTCACCGCCCTCGATGTGCGGGGTCATATGCAGGCCCTGCTCGGTGCCGCAGTCGATTTCCGTCACCACCAGATCCTGCGCGACGTCGACCAGGCGACGAGTCAGGTAACCGGAGTTCGCGGTTTTCAGCGCGGTATCCGCCAGACCCTTACGAGCGCCGTGGGTGGAGATGAAGTACTGCAGCACGTTCAGACCCTCACGGAAGTTCGCCGTAATCGGCGTCTCGATGATCGAGCCGTCCGGCTTGGCCATCAGGCCACGCATACCGGCCAGCTGGCGAATCTGGGCAGCGGAGCCCCGCGCACCGGAGTCAGCCATCATGTACATCGAGTTGAACGAGTCCTGTTCGGCTTCGTTGCCGTCGCGGTCGATGACCTTCTCTTTCGAGAGGTTGGCCATCATCGCCTTGGACACTTCGTCGTTGGCCTTGGACCAGAGGTCGATGACCTTGTTGTACTTCTCGCCCTGAGTCACCAGGCCGGAGGCGTACTGTGATTCGATTTCCTTCACTTCCTCGGTCGCGGCGTCGATGATGCGCGCCTTCTCTTCCGGGATAACGAAGTCATTGACGCCGATCGACACACCGGAGATCGTCGAATAGGCGAAACCGGTATACATCAGCTGGTCGGCGAAGATGACGGTGTCCTTCAGACCAACGGTGCGGTAGCACAGGTTGATCAGCTTGGAGATCGCCTTTTTCTTCATCGGCTGATTGACCACATCGAACGGCAGGCCAGCCGGAACCACCTGGAACAGCAGCGCACGGCCGACAGTGGTGTCGACGATGCGAGTGTTCTTGGTGATCGAGCCGTCGCGATCCTTGATGGTCTCATTGATCCGCACTTTGACGCGGGCGTGCAGCGACGCTTCGCCGGCGCGGAACACGCGGTCGACTTCCTGCAGGTCAGCGAACACACGACCTTCGCCCTTGGCATTGATGGCCTCACGGGTCATGTAATACAGACCCAGAACCACGTCCTGCGACGGCACGATGATCGGCTCGCCGTTGGCCGGCGACAGGATGTTGTTGGTCGACATCATCAGCGCGCGCGCTTCGAGCTGGGCTTCCAGCGTCAGCGGCACGTGAACGGCCATCTGGTCACCGTCGAAGTCGGCGTTGTACGCGGCGCAGACCAGCGGATGCAGCTGGATCGCCTTGCCTTCGATCAGGACCGGCTCGAACGCCTGGATACCCAGACGGTGGAGCGTCGGTGCGCGGTTGAGCAGCACGGGATGTTCGCGGATGACTTCAGCCAGAACGTCCCAGACTTCAGGCAGTTCGCGCTCGACCATCTTCTTGGCGGCTTTGATGGTGGTCGCCATGCCACGCATTTCCAGCTTGCCGAAAATGAACGGCTTGAACAGCTCGAGGGCCATCTTCTTCGGCAGACCGCACTGGTGCAAACGCAGGGTCGGGCCCACGGTAATAACCGAACGACCGGAATAGTCCACGCGCTTGCCGAGCAGGTTCTGACGGAAACGCCCCTGCTTGCCCTTGATCATGTCGGCCAGGGACTTCAGCGGGCGCTTGTTGGAACCGGTGATGGCGCGGCCACGACGACCGTTGTCGAGCAGTGCGTCGACGGCCTCCTGCAGCATGCGCTTTTCGTTGCGCACGATGATGTCCGGCGCCGACAGGTCGAGCAGGCGCTTGAGACGGTTGTTACGGTTGATCACGCGGCGATACAGATCGTTGAGATCCGATGTCGCGAAGCGGCCGCCGTCGAGCGGAACCAGCGGACGCAGATCCGGCGGCAGTACCGGCAGAACGGTGAGTACCATCCACTCCGGCAGGTTGCCCGAGCCATGGAAGGCTTCCATCAGCTTCAGACGCTTGGACAGCTTCTTGATCTTGGTTTCCGAGTTGGTCTGCGGAATCTCTTCGCGCAGCCGACCAATCTCGTGCTCCAGATCGATTTCGTGCAGCAGCTCGCGCACGGCTTCGGCGCCCATGCGCGCGTCGAAGTCGTCACCGAACTCTTCGAGGGCTTCGAAGTACTGCTCGTCATTGAGCAACTGGCCCTTTTCCAGAGTCGTCATGCCCGGATCGATGACCACGTAGCTCTCGAAATAGAGTACGCGCTCGATGTCACGCAGGGTC
It encodes:
- the rpsJ gene encoding 30S ribosomal protein S10, whose amino-acid sequence is MQNQQIRIRLKAFDHRLIDQSTQEIVETAKRTGAQVRGPIPLPTRKERFTVLVSPHVNKDARDQYEIRTHKRVLDIVQPTDKTVDALMKLDLAAGVEVQISLG
- the tuf gene encoding elongation factor Tu, with the translated sequence MAKEKFERNKPHVNVGTIGHVDHGKTTLTAALTRVCSEVFGSARVDFDKIDSAPEEKARGITINTAHVEYDSNVRHYAHVDCPGHADYVKNMITGAAQMDGAILVCSAADGPMPQTREHILLSRQVGVPYIVVFLNKADMVDDAELLELVEMEVRDLLSTYDFPGDDTPIIIGSALMALNGEDDNELGTTAVKKLVETLDTYIPEPVRAIDKPFLMPIEDVFSISGRGTVVTGRVERGIVKVQEEIEIVGLRATTKTTCTGVEMFRKLLDEGRAGENCGVLLRGTKRDDVERGQVLAKPGTIKPHTKFEAEVYVLSKEEGGRHTPFFKGYRPQFYFRTTDVTGSCELPEGVEMVMPGDNVKMVVTLIKPIAMEDGLRFAIREGGRTVGAGVVAKIVE
- the fusA gene encoding elongation factor G is translated as MARNTPINRYRNIGICAHVDAGKTTTTERILFYTGLSHKMGEVHDGAATTDWMVQEQERGITITSAAVTTFWQGSRGQYDKYRVNVIDTPGHVDFTIEVERSLRVLDGAVVVFCGTSGVEPQSETVWRQANKYGVPRIVYVNKMDRAGANFLRVVGQIKQRLGHTPVPVQLAIGAEDNFQGQIDLIKMKAIYWNEEDKGTSYREEEIPAELLSMAEEYRSNMVEAAAEANEELMNKYLEGGELSNEEIKEGLRQRTIACEIVPAVCGSSFKNKGVPLVLDAVIDFLPAPTEIPAIQGVNPDNEEETDERHADDAEPFSALAFKIATDPFVGTLTFARVYSGVLASGDSVMNSVKGKKERVGRMVQMHANQREEIKECRAGDIAALIGMKDVTTGDTLCSIEKPIILERMDFPEPVISVAVEPKTKADQEKMGIALGKLAQEDPSFRVKTDEETGQTIISGMGELHLDILVDRMRREFNVDANIGKPQVSYREKITKSCEIEGKFVRQSGGRGQFGHCWVRFAPADEGQEGLQFVNEVVGGVIPKEYIPAIQKGIEEQMKNGVVAGYPLIGLKATVFDGSYHDVDSNEMAFKVAASMATKQLSQKGGAVVLEPIMKVEVVTPEDYMGDVMGDLNRRRGLIQGMEDSVSGKVIRAEVPLGEMFGYATDVRSMSQGRASYSMEFSKYAEAPANIVEAIVKKQG
- the rpsG gene encoding 30S ribosomal protein S7; translation: MPRRRVAAKREILDDPKYGSLILAKFMNHVMESGKKAVAERIVYGALDKVKERKNSDPLEIFEKALDAIAPLVEVKSRRVGGATYQVPVEVRPSRRNALAMRWLVDAARKRGEKSMALRLAGELVDAFEGKGAAVKKREDVHRMAEANKAFSHYRF
- the rpsL gene encoding 30S ribosomal protein S12, translated to MATINQLVRQPRKRVVEKSDVPALQNCPQRRGVCTRVYTTTPKKPNSALRKVCRVRLTNGFEVASYIGGEGHNLQEHSVVLIRGGRVKDLPGVRYHTVRGSLDTSGVKDRKQGRSKYGAKRPK
- the rpoC gene encoding DNA-directed RNA polymerase subunit beta', with the translated sequence MKDLLNLLKNQGQIEEFDAIKIALASPEMIRSWSFGEVKKPETINYRTFKPERDGLFCAKIFGPVKDYECLCGKYKRLKHRGVICEKCGVEVALAKVRRERMAHIELASPVAHIWFLKSLPSRIGLLLDMTLRDIERVLYFESYVVIDPGMTTLEKGQLLNDEQYFEALEEFGDDFDARMGAEAVRELLHEIDLEHEIGRLREEIPQTNSETKIKKLSKRLKLMEAFHGSGNLPEWMVLTVLPVLPPDLRPLVPLDGGRFATSDLNDLYRRVINRNNRLKRLLDLSAPDIIVRNEKRMLQEAVDALLDNGRRGRAITGSNKRPLKSLADMIKGKQGRFRQNLLGKRVDYSGRSVITVGPTLRLHQCGLPKKMALELFKPFIFGKLEMRGMATTIKAAKKMVERELPEVWDVLAEVIREHPVLLNRAPTLHRLGIQAFEPVLIEGKAIQLHPLVCAAYNADFDGDQMAVHVPLTLEAQLEARALMMSTNNILSPANGEPIIVPSQDVVLGLYYMTREAINAKGEGRVFADLQEVDRVFRAGEASLHARVKVRINETIKDRDGSITKNTRIVDTTVGRALLFQVVPAGLPFDVVNQPMKKKAISKLINLCYRTVGLKDTVIFADQLMYTGFAYSTISGVSIGVNDFVIPEEKARIIDAATEEVKEIESQYASGLVTQGEKYNKVIDLWSKANDEVSKAMMANLSKEKVIDRDGNEAEQDSFNSMYMMADSGARGSAAQIRQLAGMRGLMAKPDGSIIETPITANFREGLNVLQYFISTHGARKGLADTALKTANSGYLTRRLVDVAQDLVVTEIDCGTEQGLHMTPHIEGGDVVEPLGERVLGRVIARDVLKPGSDDVLVPAGTLIDEQWVDFIELNSIDEVIVRSPISCETRYGICAKCYGRDLARGHLVNIGEAVGVIAAQSIGEPGTQLTMRTFHIGGAASRTSAVDNVMVKNGGTIRLHNLKYVERADGALIAVSRSGELAVADDYGRERERYKLPYGAVISIKEGDKVDAGSVVAKWDPHTHPIVTEMKGIVTFAGMEENITIKRQTDELTGLTNIEVMDPKDRPASGKDIRPAIKMVDANGKELLLPGTDVPAQYFLPANALVGVADGAEINVGDVIARIPQETSKTRDITGGLPRVADLFEARRPKEPSILAEISGTISFGKETKGKRRLVITPTDGTDPYEELIPKWRHLNVFEGEQVNKGEVISDGPSNPHDILRLLGVSALAKYIVNEIQDVYRLQGVKINDKHIETILRQMLRKVEVAESGDSSFIKGDQMELTQVLEENERLSGDDKFSSKYVRVLLGITKASLSTESFISAASFQETTRVLTEAAVTGKRDYLRGLKENVVVGRLIPAGTGLQYHSERKRKRDAEKPVRVSADEVEAALTEALNSSGN